Proteins found in one Haloferax litoreum genomic segment:
- a CDS encoding M50 family metallopeptidase — MRGIRVGSAFGIPIRLDLTFLLILPLFAWLIGSDVGNLSLLINDLFGTSIDGAALSDGSLQWILGSAAAIGLFAGVLLHEFGHSLVAMRYGYEIESITLWLFGGVARFKEIPEDWKQEFTIAVAGPLVSVAIGIVAYAVFVALPESQAPLKFVTGYLALMNVSLAVFNMLPGFPMDGGRVLRALLARNRPHAKATQMAAEVGKVFAFLLGIFGLFFNLFLVALAFFIYMGASGEAQQTVLKATFQDVVVNDIMTARENLDVVDEKTSVAELLERMFVERHTGYPVLRNGALVGMVTLDDARGVREVERDAYRVEDIMSDDLATIDPSADAMDAIALMQERSVGRLPVVDEQGELVGLVSRSDLVTAFNIIRSRGSLDAMPRSEGGLAQLR; from the coding sequence ATGCGAGGAATCCGCGTCGGTAGCGCATTCGGCATCCCGATTAGATTGGACCTCACGTTCCTACTCATTCTCCCGCTCTTTGCGTGGCTTATCGGGTCTGACGTCGGCAACCTATCGCTCCTCATCAACGACCTCTTCGGCACGTCTATCGACGGTGCTGCCCTCTCAGACGGGTCCCTCCAGTGGATTCTCGGCAGTGCCGCCGCAATCGGCCTGTTCGCTGGTGTCCTCCTCCACGAGTTCGGGCACTCGCTCGTCGCCATGCGATACGGCTACGAAATCGAGTCGATTACCCTGTGGCTCTTCGGGGGTGTCGCCCGATTCAAGGAGATTCCGGAAGACTGGAAACAGGAGTTCACCATCGCCGTCGCTGGGCCACTCGTCTCGGTCGCCATCGGCATCGTCGCGTACGCCGTTTTTGTCGCACTTCCCGAGTCGCAGGCACCGCTGAAGTTCGTCACCGGCTATCTCGCACTGATGAACGTCTCGCTCGCGGTGTTCAACATGCTTCCGGGCTTCCCGATGGACGGTGGGCGCGTCCTCCGTGCCCTCCTCGCCCGGAATCGCCCGCACGCGAAGGCCACCCAGATGGCCGCGGAAGTCGGGAAGGTGTTCGCCTTCCTGCTCGGTATCTTCGGCCTGTTCTTCAACCTCTTCTTGGTCGCACTCGCGTTCTTCATCTACATGGGCGCGTCCGGAGAGGCCCAACAGACCGTCCTCAAAGCGACGTTCCAGGACGTCGTCGTCAACGACATCATGACCGCCCGCGAGAACCTCGACGTCGTCGACGAGAAGACGAGCGTCGCGGAACTCCTCGAACGGATGTTCGTCGAACGGCACACCGGGTACCCAGTCCTCAGAAACGGTGCCCTCGTCGGGATGGTCACACTAGACGACGCTCGCGGCGTTAGAGAAGTCGAACGCGACGCCTACCGCGTCGAAGACATCATGAGCGACGACCTCGCGACTATCGACCCCTCCGCAGACGCGATGGACGCCATCGCCCTCATGCAGGAACGCAGCGTCGGCCGACTGCCGGTCGTCGACGAGCAGGGCGAACTCGTCGGACTCGTCTCGCGGTCGGACCTCGTGACTGCGTTCAACATCATCCGCAGTCGTGGGTCGCTCGATGCGATGCCACGAAGCGAAGGCGGCCTTGCGCAACTCCGTTAA
- a CDS encoding cupin domain-containing protein, producing MSDTRPNPVVKRGGDIDYEAVGAAEGMSKGVLVSDADGAPNFAIRRFVLDAGASVPKHTNEVEHEQHVLSGRYVVGIEDEEHEVEAGDSIFIPAGVVHWYRNESDEEGAFLCAVPNGDDTIQVVDDE from the coding sequence ATGAGTGATACCCGACCGAACCCAGTCGTCAAGCGCGGCGGCGATATCGACTACGAGGCAGTGGGTGCCGCCGAGGGGATGTCGAAAGGCGTCCTCGTCTCGGACGCCGACGGCGCGCCGAACTTCGCCATTCGACGATTCGTCCTCGACGCCGGCGCGTCCGTGCCGAAACACACGAACGAAGTCGAACACGAACAACACGTCCTCTCCGGGCGCTACGTCGTCGGTATCGAAGACGAAGAGCACGAAGTCGAAGCGGGCGACTCCATATTCATCCCCGCCGGCGTCGTCCACTGGTACCGAAACGAGTCCGACGAGGAAGGGGCGTTCCTCTGTGCAGTCCCGAACGGTGACGACACGATTCAGGTCGTCGACGACGAGTAG